The following proteins are encoded in a genomic region of Micrococcaceae bacterium Sec5.8:
- a CDS encoding metal-dependent hydrolase has protein sequence MMGGHHAASGAAAWVAVASTGPYALGWYPLDATGIVIGGMATAGTALVCDWDHRSSTVAHALPPLSNVIAAGIENASGGHRQGTHSLLGAAFFVLLAALAGQFQLQTDWGLLSVGAGLLCMFMINIAAKALKLFPKYGWISNWVFALTMAGLVTWFAPHQWIWLPVSMLTGVLVHIVGDMITTGGVPLLWPVVIKPPKVLRKLPLLKNVWRANGAFSIPLLGRAGSRREWFVLIPVSAYAMIGMFGAALDLAEVHWPAAVALGTGLVRSLYRLLAAA, from the coding sequence ATGATGGGAGGACACCACGCCGCATCGGGAGCCGCGGCGTGGGTGGCTGTCGCGTCGACGGGTCCCTACGCGCTGGGCTGGTATCCGCTGGACGCCACCGGGATTGTGATCGGCGGGATGGCGACGGCGGGAACAGCCCTGGTCTGCGACTGGGACCACCGCTCCAGCACCGTGGCGCACGCGCTTCCGCCGCTGTCCAACGTGATCGCGGCGGGCATCGAGAACGCGTCCGGCGGCCACAGGCAAGGCACGCATTCCCTGCTCGGCGCGGCGTTCTTTGTGCTGCTCGCGGCGCTCGCCGGGCAGTTCCAGCTGCAGACGGACTGGGGGCTGCTGTCGGTGGGCGCCGGGCTGCTGTGCATGTTCATGATCAACATCGCCGCCAAAGCCCTCAAACTCTTCCCGAAGTACGGCTGGATCAGCAACTGGGTCTTCGCCCTGACGATGGCCGGGCTGGTCACCTGGTTTGCCCCGCACCAGTGGATCTGGCTTCCGGTCTCGATGCTGACCGGAGTGCTGGTGCACATCGTCGGGGATATGATCACCACCGGGGGAGTGCCGCTGCTCTGGCCGGTGGTGATCAAGCCGCCGAAAGTCCTGCGGAAGCTGCCGCTGCTCAAGAACGTGTGGCGCGCCAACGGGGCGTTCTCGATTCCCCTGCTGGGCCGTGCCGGCTCACGGCGGGAATGGTTCGTGCTGATCCCGGTCAGTGCCTACGCCATGATCGGCATGTTCGGCGCGGCGCTGGACCTGGCCGAGGTGCACTGGCCGGCCGCCGTCGCGCTCGGAACGGGGCTCGTCAGGAGCCTGTACAGGCTGCTTGCCGCAGCATAG
- the deoC gene encoding deoxyribose-phosphate aldolase, producing MSNEAATAAEGAAPAAGDDGTAGNIASYIDHTLLKPEASETEILTVCAEAAEYRFKSVCVNPVWVKTVKKALKGTGVLTCSVVGFPLGATPSDVKAFEARGAVLDGAEEVDMVINIAAARANDKGALADDIRAVADAVHEGGAILKVIIETVFLDDAQKVLACEAAVEAGADFVKTSTGFNGGGATVADVALMRRAVGPGLGVKASGGVRSLADAQAMIAAGATRIGASSGIAIVKGEQGSSAY from the coding sequence ATGAGCAACGAAGCCGCCACTGCTGCCGAGGGCGCCGCGCCAGCCGCCGGGGACGACGGTACCGCCGGGAATATTGCCTCCTACATTGACCACACCCTGCTCAAGCCGGAAGCGAGTGAGACCGAGATCCTTACGGTCTGTGCCGAAGCCGCCGAATACCGGTTCAAATCCGTGTGCGTCAACCCGGTCTGGGTCAAGACGGTCAAGAAGGCCCTGAAAGGAACAGGTGTGCTGACGTGCTCCGTAGTCGGCTTTCCCCTCGGTGCCACCCCCAGCGACGTCAAGGCCTTTGAGGCCCGCGGCGCGGTGCTGGACGGCGCCGAGGAAGTGGACATGGTGATCAACATTGCCGCTGCCCGTGCCAACGACAAGGGCGCCCTGGCCGATGACATTCGTGCCGTCGCCGATGCCGTGCACGAGGGCGGTGCGATCCTGAAGGTCATCATCGAAACCGTGTTCCTGGATGATGCCCAGAAGGTGCTCGCCTGCGAGGCGGCCGTCGAGGCGGGCGCCGATTTCGTGAAGACCTCCACCGGCTTCAACGGCGGCGGCGCCACGGTTGCGGATGTCGCCCTGATGCGCCGCGCAGTTGGTCCCGGACTCGGCGTCAAAGCCTCGGGCGGGGTGCGCTCGCTCGCCGACGCACAGGCTATGATTGCTGCTGGTGCAACACGTATTGGCGCCAGCTCCGGCATCGCGATCGTCAAGGGCGAACAGGGTTCGTCCGCGTACTGA
- a CDS encoding FAD-dependent oxidoreductase: MSATTTVPGDSQTRPRIVIAGAGPAAQALVRQLTRAQFAGGITVLSNRDDASEELLELAALPQVSVRFGQPASYIDPDSRYVTTSDGLEFSYDQLVIATGSSPAGPPLAGEGRCLSYSTIDDAARLGEAVKDVTRVLGRRPLGILVGTGTAAGQAEAVLRARGVRPVRTSQRPASVVPTLAGSTIPAAGIVFEDGSSMAGDLVVLAEEPIARDALAVSAGLTTARQGGIVIRRDFRTSVPGIWAIGDAAVFDGVRLGLLVAASSAASVCAAQLLRAGLAEPLAEAA; encoded by the coding sequence ATGTCCGCCACCACCACCGTTCCCGGCGATTCGCAGACCCGCCCCCGGATCGTCATCGCCGGCGCGGGCCCGGCCGCGCAGGCCCTGGTCCGCCAGCTCACCCGGGCGCAGTTCGCCGGCGGAATCACTGTGCTGAGCAACCGGGACGACGCGTCCGAGGAGCTCCTGGAACTCGCGGCCCTCCCGCAGGTATCCGTGCGGTTCGGCCAGCCCGCCAGCTACATCGACCCGGACAGCCGTTATGTCACCACCTCGGACGGCCTGGAATTCAGCTACGACCAGCTGGTCATCGCCACCGGGTCCTCCCCGGCCGGCCCGCCGCTGGCAGGGGAAGGCCGGTGCCTGAGCTACTCCACCATCGACGACGCCGCCCGGCTGGGCGAGGCCGTCAAGGACGTCACCCGGGTACTGGGCCGGCGGCCGTTGGGCATCCTGGTCGGCACCGGGACCGCCGCGGGCCAGGCCGAGGCGGTGTTGCGCGCCCGCGGCGTCCGGCCCGTCCGGACCTCGCAGCGGCCGGCGTCCGTGGTTCCCACCCTGGCCGGGTCCACGATCCCGGCCGCCGGGATCGTGTTCGAGGATGGCTCCAGCATGGCCGGGGACCTCGTGGTCCTGGCCGAGGAGCCGATTGCCCGCGACGCGCTCGCCGTCAGCGCCGGCCTGACGACAGCCCGGCAGGGCGGAATCGTCATTCGCCGCGACTTCCGCACGTCCGTCCCGGGGATCTGGGCCATCGGGGACGCTGCCGTGTTCGACGGCGTCCGGCTGGGACTGCTCGTGGCAGCCTCCTCCGCTGCCTCCGTCTGCGCCGCCCAGTTGCTCCGTGCCGGCCTGGCCGAACCCCTCGCCGAAGCCGCCTGA
- a CDS encoding uroporphyrinogen-III synthase: MSAPAVPPLELPLEGFRIGVTSHRGSQDLIEALERRGAQVLHAPALQIAPAQEDMRLIVTPYRWVTSDGADRLPRLIEAACSGNLDVLTFTSAPAVDAVWSTAHEMGLYSQLVASLKSTVTTAVIGPFTAQPLIDAGIRPLVPDRSRLSALIRLVVEHLALNHVRRLDTGSGRLELRGRSLRIDGKPVELAPAPLLLLRALLGAGGAVLSRDSLAELLELRGSVHALDTTVSRLRTALPDGRLVQTVVKRGYRLRV, from the coding sequence GTGAGCGCACCGGCGGTGCCGCCGCTTGAACTGCCCCTGGAAGGCTTCCGGATCGGGGTGACCTCGCACCGGGGCTCCCAGGACCTGATCGAGGCCCTGGAACGGCGTGGCGCCCAGGTGTTGCATGCACCGGCCCTGCAGATCGCCCCCGCGCAGGAGGACATGCGCCTGATCGTGACGCCGTACCGCTGGGTCACCTCCGACGGCGCCGACCGGCTGCCACGGTTGATCGAGGCCGCCTGCAGCGGCAACCTGGACGTGCTGACCTTCACGAGCGCCCCTGCGGTGGACGCCGTGTGGAGCACCGCGCACGAGATGGGCCTGTACAGCCAGCTCGTGGCGAGCCTCAAGAGCACCGTCACCACCGCGGTCATCGGGCCGTTCACGGCGCAACCGCTCATCGATGCCGGCATTCGGCCGCTGGTGCCGGACCGGTCCCGCCTGAGCGCCCTGATCCGGCTCGTGGTGGAACACCTCGCCCTCAACCACGTCCGCCGCCTGGACACCGGCTCGGGCCGGCTGGAACTGCGCGGCCGCTCGCTGCGGATCGACGGCAAGCCCGTTGAGCTGGCTCCGGCCCCACTGCTGCTGCTGCGGGCGTTGCTGGGCGCCGGCGGCGCGGTGCTGTCCCGCGACTCCCTCGCCGAACTGCTGGAACTCCGCGGTTCGGTGCACGCCCTGGATACGACAGTCAGCCGGCTGCGCACCGCCCTGCCGGATGGCAGGCTCGTGCAAACCGTGGTGAAGCGCGGATACCGGCTACGGGTGTGA
- a CDS encoding phospho-sugar mutase, whose protein sequence is MTSSVADPARLLSDARTWAAQDPDPATAATLTELIRRADEGAAAAQQELADSFSGTLQFGTAGLRAALGPGPNRMNRVVVRRAAAGFTAFLTGTVAQAAPGTRPRAVVGYDARYNSDIFAAETAAILTAAGVETFLMPSALPTPLLAYAVRALDCDGGVMVTASHNPPQDNGYKVYLGRHAVEESGRGAQIVAPYDALIAAEIDAVGELSGIPLAAEGWTVLDPSIAAGYEAATAALADTRHFPARDLKIVLTPMHGVGGETAVSVLHAAGFADVTLVAEQAAPDPDFPTVNFPNPEEPGALDLALNTAARVAADIVIANDPDADRAAVAAKDPDTGSWRMLRGDEVGALLGAHIVARLAAGGQQTPAGVFANSIVSSRLLARIAASAGYAHEETLTGFKWIARVPGLLYGYEEALGYCVAPTQVRDKDGISAAVLIAELAATAKAGGKTIFDTLDELYLVHGLHASDQLSIRVADLGLLDAMMNRLRVSPPESFGGSAVETVTDLADGSAQLPPTDGLLYLTRDLSRIIIRPSGTEPKLKCYLEVIKSVGSAAELPAARLEARAALDAVLADVREALGL, encoded by the coding sequence ATGACGTCTTCTGTTGCCGATCCCGCCCGCCTGCTGAGCGACGCCCGGACTTGGGCTGCCCAGGATCCGGATCCCGCCACTGCCGCCACCCTGACGGAGCTGATCCGCCGCGCCGACGAGGGCGCTGCCGCGGCGCAGCAGGAACTCGCGGACAGTTTCAGCGGCACCCTGCAGTTCGGCACCGCAGGCTTGCGCGCGGCCCTCGGCCCCGGCCCGAACCGGATGAACCGCGTGGTGGTGCGCCGCGCCGCCGCAGGATTCACGGCGTTCCTCACCGGCACGGTCGCCCAGGCCGCGCCCGGAACCCGGCCGCGCGCCGTCGTCGGCTACGACGCCCGGTACAACTCGGACATCTTCGCGGCGGAAACGGCCGCGATCCTCACCGCAGCCGGCGTCGAGACGTTCCTCATGCCATCTGCCCTGCCCACCCCACTGCTCGCGTATGCGGTGCGGGCGCTGGACTGCGACGGCGGCGTGATGGTGACCGCCAGCCACAACCCGCCCCAGGACAACGGTTACAAGGTCTACCTGGGCCGGCACGCGGTCGAGGAGAGCGGGCGGGGCGCGCAGATCGTGGCGCCGTACGATGCCCTGATCGCTGCGGAGATCGACGCTGTCGGTGAGCTGTCCGGAATTCCGTTGGCCGCGGAAGGCTGGACCGTGCTGGATCCGTCCATCGCCGCCGGGTATGAGGCCGCCACCGCGGCCCTGGCCGACACGAGGCATTTCCCGGCCCGCGACCTCAAAATTGTGCTGACCCCCATGCACGGGGTGGGCGGGGAGACCGCCGTGTCGGTGCTGCATGCGGCCGGCTTTGCCGACGTCACCCTGGTGGCCGAGCAGGCAGCACCCGACCCCGACTTCCCCACCGTGAATTTCCCCAATCCCGAGGAGCCCGGCGCCCTGGACCTGGCCCTTAACACCGCTGCCAGGGTGGCGGCGGATATTGTGATCGCCAACGACCCCGATGCGGACCGCGCCGCTGTCGCCGCCAAGGACCCGGACACCGGGTCCTGGCGGATGCTGCGCGGCGACGAGGTAGGCGCCCTGTTGGGCGCGCACATCGTGGCCCGGCTGGCGGCCGGCGGGCAACAGACTCCAGCCGGGGTGTTCGCGAATTCAATCGTGTCTTCCCGGCTACTGGCACGCATCGCGGCCTCGGCAGGCTACGCGCACGAGGAAACCCTCACCGGCTTCAAATGGATCGCCCGTGTTCCCGGGCTGCTGTACGGCTACGAGGAAGCGCTGGGGTACTGCGTCGCCCCCACCCAGGTCCGTGACAAGGACGGCATCTCCGCGGCTGTGCTGATCGCTGAGCTCGCGGCAACTGCCAAGGCCGGCGGCAAGACCATCTTCGACACGCTCGATGAGCTGTATCTGGTCCACGGACTGCACGCGAGCGACCAGCTCAGCATCCGGGTCGCGGACCTGGGCCTGCTGGACGCGATGATGAACCGGCTCCGCGTCAGTCCACCGGAATCCTTCGGGGGCTCCGCAGTCGAAACTGTCACCGATCTTGCCGACGGCAGCGCCCAGCTGCCGCCCACCGACGGCCTGCTGTACCTGACCCGGGATCTGAGCCGGATCATCATCCGGCCCAGCGGCACCGAGCCGAAGCTCAAGTGCTACCTGGAGGTCATCAAAAGCGTCGGATCAGCCGCCGAACTGCCCGCGGCCCGGCTCGAGGCCCGCGCAGCTCTCGACGCGGTCCTCGCGGACGTCCGCGAGGCGCTCGGGCTGTAG
- a CDS encoding Rrf2 family transcriptional regulator, giving the protein MRLGRGVEWAVHSCVTMAWTPAGEAVNSARLAEYYQLPGAYLNKQLQALVRAGILGSVSGPRGGFYLARRPENVTVLDIVLALEGPDPVFRCEGIMGEVPDAETGQNFVRSCLISQTMRQAELAWRQALARQTVAGIADSMERRCPQDAEKAVRYLAPGS; this is encoded by the coding sequence ATGAGGCTGGGCCGTGGGGTGGAATGGGCTGTGCATAGTTGCGTCACTATGGCGTGGACGCCGGCCGGGGAAGCAGTCAACAGCGCCCGGCTGGCTGAGTATTACCAGCTTCCCGGCGCCTATCTGAACAAGCAGCTCCAAGCGCTGGTCCGCGCCGGGATCCTGGGCTCCGTCTCCGGCCCGCGCGGCGGATTCTATCTGGCGCGCAGGCCGGAAAACGTCACGGTCCTGGACATTGTCCTGGCGCTGGAAGGCCCCGATCCGGTGTTCCGCTGCGAAGGCATCATGGGCGAGGTCCCGGACGCCGAAACCGGACAGAACTTCGTCCGGAGCTGTCTAATTTCCCAAACCATGAGGCAGGCCGAACTCGCCTGGCGGCAGGCGCTGGCCCGGCAAACCGTCGCAGGAATCGCGGACTCCATGGAGCGGCGGTGTCCGCAGGACGCAGAAAAGGCTGTGCGCTACCTCGCGCCCGGCAGCTGA
- a CDS encoding purine-nucleoside phosphorylase, which yields MSTTEFLNTDPFDAARAAADYIAEETGIDKHDVALVLGSGWGDAAELIGQTTATLSADEVPGFSSPSVVGHVGTIRSVLTREGKRALVLGARTHYYEGKGVRAVVHGVRTAAAAGCGTLVLTNGCGGLNEDWTPGTPVLISDHINLTATSPLEGATFVDLTDLYSARIRGLAREVDATLDEGVYAQFTGPHYETPAEVQYAKRIGADLVGMSTALEAIAGRHAGMEVFGISLVTNLAAGISPVPLSHGEVLEAGQAAGPRISKLLAEIIAKL from the coding sequence GTGAGTACAACAGAATTCCTGAACACGGACCCCTTCGACGCCGCCCGCGCCGCCGCCGACTACATCGCCGAAGAGACGGGCATCGACAAGCATGACGTCGCCCTGGTGCTTGGTTCGGGCTGGGGCGACGCCGCTGAATTGATCGGCCAGACCACCGCCACCCTTTCCGCGGACGAGGTCCCGGGGTTCTCCTCCCCCTCGGTGGTGGGGCACGTCGGCACCATCCGCTCGGTGCTGACCCGGGAGGGCAAGCGCGCCCTGGTTCTGGGCGCCCGCACGCACTACTACGAGGGAAAAGGCGTTCGCGCCGTTGTCCACGGCGTCCGCACCGCTGCGGCAGCCGGCTGCGGGACCCTGGTCCTGACCAACGGCTGCGGCGGCCTCAATGAGGACTGGACGCCGGGGACCCCCGTGCTGATCAGCGACCACATCAACCTCACCGCCACCTCCCCGCTCGAAGGCGCCACTTTCGTGGACCTCACCGACCTGTACTCCGCCCGGATCCGCGGCCTGGCCCGTGAGGTCGATGCCACACTCGACGAGGGCGTTTACGCCCAGTTCACCGGCCCGCACTACGAAACCCCTGCGGAAGTGCAGTACGCCAAGCGGATCGGCGCGGACCTGGTGGGCATGTCCACCGCCCTCGAGGCCATTGCCGGCCGCCACGCGGGCATGGAGGTCTTTGGCATTTCCCTCGTGACCAATCTCGCCGCGGGCATCAGCCCGGTGCCCCTGAGCCACGGGGAGGTCCTCGAAGCCGGCCAGGCAGCGGGACCGCGGATCTCCAAGCTGCTCGCCGAAATCATCGCCAAACTTTAA
- a CDS encoding NAD(P)H-quinone dehydrogenase, which translates to MTTHPDFSSPRIAILGGGPGGYEAAMVAASLGAKVTIIERAGLGGSAVLTDVVPSKTLIATADLMTRVGEAGELGVKFDLDGGDCTPTMRADLKHINDRLLGLARQQSTDIQKGLEGQGVRILLGSGKLLDNHTIEVLTADGTETIEADAILLAVGAHPRELPTARPDGVRILNWAQIYNMDELPEHLIVVGSGVTGAEFASAYNGLGSKVTLISSRDRVLPGSDADAAEVLEGVFERRGVKVLSRARAESVERTDDGVIVTLGDGSQVTGSHCLVAVGSIPNTAGIGLEEAGVALSESGHISVDGVSRTTAPNIYAAGDCTGVLALASVAAMQGRIAIAHFLGDSVTPLKLHQVASNIFTSPEIANVGVSEADIESGKYQADVVKLSLRSNARAKMRNHKDGFIKIFARKGSGTVIGGVVVGPNASELIFAISLAVTQKLHVDDVASTFTVYPSLSGSISEAARRLHVHM; encoded by the coding sequence GTGACTACGCATCCCGATTTCAGCTCACCCCGCATCGCAATCCTGGGCGGAGGGCCCGGTGGCTACGAAGCTGCTATGGTCGCCGCCTCCCTTGGCGCGAAGGTCACCATCATCGAGCGGGCGGGGCTTGGCGGCTCCGCGGTGCTGACCGACGTCGTACCGTCCAAGACCCTGATCGCGACGGCGGACCTGATGACCCGCGTCGGTGAGGCCGGTGAGCTCGGTGTCAAGTTCGACCTCGACGGCGGCGACTGCACCCCGACGATGCGAGCGGATCTCAAGCACATCAACGACCGCCTGCTGGGCCTGGCCCGGCAACAGTCAACCGACATTCAGAAGGGCCTGGAAGGCCAGGGCGTGCGGATCCTGCTCGGATCCGGAAAGCTCCTGGACAACCACACCATCGAGGTCCTCACCGCCGACGGCACGGAAACCATCGAGGCGGACGCGATCCTGCTGGCCGTCGGTGCCCACCCGCGCGAGCTTCCCACCGCCCGCCCGGACGGTGTCCGGATCCTGAACTGGGCGCAGATCTACAACATGGACGAGCTCCCTGAGCACCTGATTGTGGTTGGTTCCGGCGTGACCGGCGCCGAGTTCGCCTCCGCCTACAACGGCCTGGGGTCCAAGGTCACCCTGATTTCCAGCCGCGACCGCGTGCTGCCCGGCTCCGACGCCGACGCCGCCGAGGTCCTGGAAGGCGTCTTCGAACGCCGCGGTGTTAAGGTCCTGTCCCGAGCGCGCGCAGAGAGTGTGGAGCGCACCGACGACGGCGTCATCGTCACCCTCGGCGACGGCAGCCAAGTCACCGGCAGCCACTGCCTGGTGGCCGTGGGCTCCATTCCCAACACCGCCGGGATCGGCCTGGAGGAGGCCGGGGTGGCGCTCAGCGAGAGCGGCCACATCAGCGTCGACGGCGTCTCCCGCACCACTGCACCAAACATCTACGCCGCCGGTGACTGCACCGGTGTGCTGGCGCTCGCCTCGGTGGCCGCGATGCAGGGCCGGATCGCGATCGCCCACTTCCTTGGCGACAGCGTGACGCCGCTCAAGCTGCACCAGGTGGCCTCCAACATCTTTACCTCACCGGAGATCGCCAATGTGGGCGTCTCCGAGGCGGACATCGAATCCGGCAAGTACCAGGCCGACGTCGTGAAGCTTTCGTTGCGCAGCAACGCCCGCGCCAAGATGCGCAACCACAAGGACGGCTTCATCAAGATTTTCGCCCGCAAGGGTTCCGGCACCGTAATCGGCGGTGTGGTGGTGGGGCCGAACGCTTCCGAACTGATCTTCGCCATCTCCCTGGCGGTCACCCAGAAGCTGCACGTCGACGACGTCGCCAGCACCTTCACGGTGTACCCGTCACTGAGCGGGTCCATCTCCGAAGCAGCGCGGCGGCTGCACGTCCACATGTAA
- a CDS encoding prolipoprotein diacylglyceryl transferase family protein: MIGLPFAGNGLVHSGLVGLGVIAALLFFAYEKRRRGLTDPRLWPIAGFAIAFGAIGSRVLTWDASRQVSLADWWGNGDRSILAGLVGAWFGVHLGKRMTGYRESTGDLLAPAVALALIVGRVGCLTTELPGTPTGGEWGIVLTPAQAALTGGPAGVGLHPSFAYEMVFHLAAFAAMWHFRDRLAHSGDLFVCYVAAYALFRFGVEFVRGNEVLWLGMSRPQWFLLAVLPLLGWRMRRVFGKPARHELEGSAA; this comes from the coding sequence ATGATTGGGCTTCCCTTCGCAGGGAACGGGCTGGTGCACTCCGGCCTGGTAGGGCTGGGAGTCATCGCAGCCCTGCTGTTCTTCGCTTATGAGAAGCGACGCCGCGGCCTCACCGACCCCCGGCTGTGGCCGATTGCAGGCTTCGCCATCGCTTTCGGGGCGATCGGCTCCAGGGTGCTCACCTGGGATGCCTCCCGCCAGGTGTCCCTGGCGGACTGGTGGGGAAACGGCGACCGCAGCATCCTCGCCGGCCTGGTCGGCGCATGGTTCGGGGTCCATCTCGGGAAGCGGATGACGGGCTACCGCGAGTCCACCGGGGATCTGCTGGCGCCCGCAGTGGCTCTGGCGCTGATCGTCGGACGGGTAGGGTGTCTCACCACCGAGCTGCCCGGCACCCCGACCGGGGGAGAGTGGGGAATAGTCCTCACCCCGGCGCAGGCTGCATTGACGGGAGGGCCGGCCGGGGTGGGTCTTCATCCGTCCTTTGCCTACGAGATGGTGTTCCACTTGGCCGCCTTCGCCGCAATGTGGCACTTCCGAGACCGGCTGGCCCATTCCGGTGACCTCTTTGTCTGTTACGTGGCCGCGTACGCCCTGTTCAGGTTCGGTGTGGAGTTTGTCCGCGGCAACGAGGTGCTTTGGCTGGGCATGAGCCGGCCCCAATGGTTCCTCCTCGCGGTTTTGCCCCTGCTGGGCTGGCGGATGCGGCGGGTGTTCGGGAAACCGGCTCGCCATGAATTAGAAGGAAGTGCCGCGTGA
- a CDS encoding radical SAM protein, translated as MNPLPRSSTHPLPGPGQPLRGDRIHRYVTAFCPRCHETNPPLAQVRRLSGALLIRDGRVWLERGCPDHGLVRTLYDESPEILRYLEKWQAPTKQHIPDQTDNFRPVPEAYAFGLPAMQTQHTCILLQDIIEHCNLRCPTCFTASGPQLQGVAPLAEVLANIDARLARENGRLDVLMLSGGEPTLYPQLAELLQELVARPIVRIMVNSNGMLIATDDDLLALLASHRDRVEVYLQYDGPSKEASIHHRGGDLTRFKDAAISRLSEAGIFTTLTMTATLGINDGEVGAVVMRALETPFIGGVALQPVFGSGRGHGIDPTDRLTHTGVLERLAGQTGGVVSWHDLTALPCSHPHCASVGYMLKDDAGIWRSLTALIGHDQLLAWLELNPDSLANRIADSAIPLELRSLMKSSLLDLLSEQSSLSHPRTADLWQNICSQCDLGIGTLTTLAAGKLPGQQQRLRRLLAERVTRIMVKPFMDISTMIEERLTQCCVHVGTKSDAGAHQCAPFCAVQAWPALARQRLSTATAPRLLPVRRA; from the coding sequence ATGAATCCTTTACCCCGGAGCTCCACGCACCCGCTGCCCGGTCCCGGCCAGCCCTTGCGGGGCGACAGAATTCACCGCTACGTCACCGCATTCTGTCCCCGCTGCCACGAGACCAACCCCCCGCTCGCGCAGGTACGGCGGCTGTCCGGGGCGCTGCTGATCCGCGACGGGCGGGTATGGCTTGAACGCGGGTGCCCGGATCATGGGCTGGTCCGCACACTGTATGACGAATCGCCCGAAATCCTGCGGTACTTGGAGAAGTGGCAGGCGCCCACCAAGCAGCATATTCCCGACCAAACGGATAACTTCCGTCCGGTCCCCGAGGCCTACGCCTTCGGCCTTCCGGCCATGCAGACGCAGCACACATGCATTTTGCTGCAGGACATTATCGAGCACTGCAATCTTCGTTGTCCCACCTGCTTCACCGCCTCGGGCCCCCAGTTGCAGGGGGTGGCGCCCCTTGCAGAAGTGCTCGCGAACATAGACGCAAGGCTTGCCCGCGAGAACGGACGGCTGGATGTGCTGATGCTCTCCGGCGGGGAGCCGACACTGTATCCCCAGCTGGCCGAACTGCTGCAGGAGCTCGTTGCCCGGCCAATCGTCCGGATCATGGTGAACAGCAACGGCATGCTGATCGCGACAGATGATGACCTGCTTGCCCTCCTGGCCAGCCACCGGGACCGGGTCGAGGTGTATCTGCAGTACGACGGGCCGTCCAAGGAGGCGTCAATCCACCACCGCGGGGGAGATCTGACCCGTTTCAAGGATGCTGCCATCTCGCGCCTCTCCGAGGCGGGCATCTTCACCACACTGACAATGACCGCCACGCTCGGTATCAACGACGGCGAGGTCGGCGCCGTCGTGATGCGTGCTTTGGAAACCCCGTTCATCGGTGGAGTCGCGCTGCAGCCGGTGTTTGGATCGGGCAGGGGGCACGGCATCGACCCTACGGACCGGCTCACCCACACCGGCGTGCTCGAGCGGCTGGCCGGGCAGACCGGCGGGGTGGTTTCGTGGCACGACCTCACGGCCCTCCCGTGCTCGCATCCGCACTGCGCATCCGTCGGCTACATGCTCAAGGACGATGCGGGCATCTGGCGGTCACTGACCGCGCTGATCGGGCACGATCAGCTGCTCGCCTGGCTGGAACTCAACCCTGACAGCCTCGCGAACCGGATCGCTGACAGTGCGATCCCGCTCGAGCTGCGCAGCCTGATGAAATCTTCCCTGTTGGACCTGCTGAGCGAACAATCGTCCCTGTCCCATCCGCGCACGGCGGACCTTTGGCAGAACATTTGCAGCCAGTGCGACCTTGGCATCGGCACGCTCACCACGCTGGCGGCCGGCAAGCTCCCGGGCCAGCAGCAGCGGCTCCGCCGGCTTCTCGCCGAACGGGTGACCCGCATTATGGTCAAACCCTTTATGGACATCTCGACCATGATCGAGGAACGGCTCACGCAATGCTGCGTCCACGTGGGGACCAAGAGCGACGCCGGTGCCCACCAGTGCGCGCCGTTCTGCGCGGTCCAGGCGTGGCCGGCCCTGGCCCGGCAGCGACTAAGCACTGCCACTGCCCCCCGGCTGCTCCCGGTACGGCGGGCTTAA
- a CDS encoding flavodoxin domain-containing protein has translation MANIYIPFGTVEGQTARIAEYIAYVLREHGHEARTADLQTSGDALPQECDGVIVGASVHMGKHEEFVTDFVRANKAALERLPSALFSVSLAAHGDEENAEGYVQKFEQETGWRPAHVGLFGGALLYTQYGFLKRHMMKKITRDKGSADLDISRDYVYTEWAGVKHFTEDFLAGLPAAAH, from the coding sequence ATGGCCAACATTTACATTCCATTCGGGACGGTGGAGGGCCAGACCGCCCGGATCGCCGAGTACATCGCCTACGTCCTCCGCGAGCACGGCCACGAGGCCCGGACGGCAGATCTGCAGACCTCCGGCGATGCGCTCCCGCAGGAGTGTGACGGCGTCATCGTCGGCGCCTCCGTCCACATGGGCAAGCACGAGGAGTTCGTGACCGACTTCGTCCGTGCGAACAAAGCGGCGCTGGAACGGCTGCCCTCGGCGTTGTTCTCGGTCAGCCTCGCCGCGCACGGGGACGAGGAGAACGCGGAAGGCTATGTGCAGAAGTTTGAGCAGGAGACCGGCTGGCGCCCGGCGCACGTCGGCCTGTTCGGCGGGGCGCTGCTCTACACCCAGTACGGCTTCCTCAAGCGGCACATGATGAAAAAGATCACCAGGGACAAGGGGTCCGCGGACCTGGACATCTCCCGCGACTACGTCTACACCGAGTGGGCCGGCGTCAAGCACTTCACGGAGGATTTCCTGGCGGGACTGCCCGCGGCGGCACACTAG